The following is a genomic window from Hymenobacter chitinivorans DSM 11115.
CCCATGCCCCGGAATCCTTCGTTGATCAGGCCCGCGTCGGGGCTGGCCGTAGCAGCCGTCAGGCGCACGAAATGGTTGTTGGTGGCACTAATCGGCTTTTCGCTGCTGACCGTGTAAGCCGCCAGGGCCGCAGCCCCGCCAATGGCGTTCCAGCCGATAAAGTGCTGCCCGGGAATCTCAAACGACTTATTCTTGACCAGTTCGGGGTAGAGCCCGCCGTCGGCGGCAAAGTTGATGTCCTCGAAAAACAGGCCGTACATGTTCTTAGACACGGGCGCCCCGGGCTTGTTGACCTGCACGGTAAGCGTAGTGGCGGCCGTGGGCTGGGTTTGGGCCAGGGCGGGGGCTAAGCCCAGTGCGCTAAGCGCTACGCTGCTGGCGAACCGTACGATTCGGGAGGGGGAAGAGGTGGGCATGGGAGGGAGGAGTGAAGTGAGCGAAGAAAATGCGGGCCCCTGCGAAAGCCAGCAGAAGGAGAGGAAAAGCCGCTACCAACGGCTACTCTTGGCCAGCAAGGCGAGAGTACGCAAAGGTTCTGCACAATCGTTTGTGTAAAGTAATAGGAAATTCGCAACATGCGCTGCTTTGGGAGGAAAATTTCCTGTAAAGCCGGACGAGCATGGTTCCCGGTAGTTAGTTGATAAGAGGTTTTAGCAGCCCCAAATTCGGGAAATGCACGCCCCAAACGCCTTTTCGTGTTGCCGGATACTATATAATACTATCTTTACACAAAGCATTGTGTAGTATACTTCCTCTATGGCGCCCCGAAAAAAACAAGCCCCGGCCCAAATTCCCACCACGCCCGTATCCATGGCCGACCTGGCCCGGGAGCTGGGCGTGTCGATGACGACGATTTCGCGGGCCCTGAGCGACCATCACAGCATCGGGCCGGCCATGAAGCAGAAGGTGCTCAAGCTGGCCAAGAAGTACAACTACCAGCCCAACCGCCTGGCTTCGGCCCTGCGCAAGGGCAAAAGTCAGCTTATCGGCATTATCGTGCCCTACATCGAGGGGCGGTTTTTCCCCTCGGTGGTCCACGGCATCGAAACGGCGGCCAGCAAGGCGGGCTACAACGTAATTATCTGCCAGTCGAACGAGGACGTGGCCCAGGAGCGGCGCAACCTCGAAATCCTGCTCAGCGCCCAAGTCGCCGGGATTCTCGTCTCGTTGTCGCGCACCACGCTCGACGTGCGCCACTTCGAGAAAGTGCGCAGCCGCGGTCTGCCGCTGGTATTTTTCGACCGGATTGTGGAGGGTGACAACGTGAATGCCGTGGTGCTCAACGACCAGGAGGGCGGCTACGTTTCGACCCGGCACTTGCTAAGCCAGGGCTGCCGCCGCATTGCCCACCTGGCCGGCCCCCAGCATTTGAATATCTACAAAAATCGCCGCCAGGGCTACCTCGATGCCCTGCGCGAGGCCGGCATTGCCGAGGACGAGTCGCTGATTTACTACGCCGATATGAGCCAGGAGCAGGGCAGCGCGGCCATGCGCCAGCTGCTGGCCCTGCCCGAGCCGCCCGACGCCGTCTTTGCCGCCGGCGACTACGGCGCCCTCGGGGCCATGCAGGAAGCCCGCCGCCAGGGCTTGCGCGTGCCCCAGGACGTGGCTATTGCCGGGTTCAGCAACGAGACCTTTACCCTTATCACCGAGCCGGCCATGACCACCATCGACCAGCGCTGCGAGGAAATGGGCCAGGCTGCCGTGCGCCTGCTGCTGGAGGTCATTGCGGCCGACGGCGCCTTGTTTACGCCCCGGCAGGTGGCGCTCCGGCCCGAGTTGCTGGTGCGCAACTCCTCCGTGCGCCAGCCCGAGCCGGCGCTGGTGGCCAAAAGCTTCACCAGCTCCTTCGTGCCGTAAGTGCTCCGCGGGGCCAGCCGGCCGGGAGCCGGTATGATGTTGTAAAAAGTGGGTTGGGAGTGCGGGCAAGTGCCTAATTCTTCTAGCTTTAAGGGGAAAACGCTGCCTATTACGGCAGTGGGAGCAACGTTATTTCACAACGCACCACCCATGACTAGCCCTCTACCCAGCGCCGCCCCCGGCCTCAGCAGTGAAGATCTGGCCCCGATAGCGCCGGCCGAGCGCCGTTGGGGAACCGGCAATTACGCCGCCCTCTGGATCAGCATGAGCCTGTGCATCCCGACCTACATGCTGGCCAGTTCCCTGATTGAGGGCGGCATGAACTGGTGGCAGGCCTTGCTGACGATTTTCCTGGGCAACACCATCGTGCTGGTGCCCATGCTGCTCAACGGCCGGGCGGGGGCCAAGTACGGTATTCCGTTCCCGGTGCTGGCCCGGGCTAGTTTTGGGGTGCGGGGAGCCAACATTCCGGCCCTGCTCCGGGCCCTGATTGCCTGCGGCTGGTTTGGCATCCAAACCTGGATTGGCGGCTACGCCTTATACCAGATGGGTATACTCTGGCTGCCGGGCTTGGCCACGCTGCCGGCCGTGTTTCCGGCCTCCTGGGGGCTGGCCACGGGGCCAGCCATTACGTTCGTGCTGTTCTGGCTGCTGAATATGTACGTGGTGCACCTGGGCGTGGAGAGCATTCGTAAACTGCTCGTGTTCAAGGCCTTTTTCCTGCCCGTGGCGGCCTTGGCCCTGCTGTGGTGGGCCATTTCGGCCGGCCACGGCCTGGGTCCGATTCTGGCTCAACCCTCGAAGTTCACGTCCAGCGCGGCGTTTTGGGCGTTTTTCTTCCCCTCGCTCACCGGCATGGTCGGTTTCTGGGCCACGCTCTCGTTGAACATTCCCGACTTCACCCGCTACGCCGTGAGCCAGCGGGCCCAGCTGCTGGGCCAGGCCCTGGGCTTACCTTCTTCCATGACGGTCTTTTCCTTCGTGGGCGTGGTCGTAACTTCGGCGACCTTCGTGATTTACGGCAAAACCATCTGGGACCCGGTGGTGCTGGCCGGTAAGTTCGACAGCAAGCTGCTGGTGAGCGTAGCCATGCTGGCCGTGGCCCTGTCCACGCTGGCTACCAACATTGCGGCCAACATCGTGAGCCCCGCCAACGACTTTGCTAACGTGTCGCCGGAGCGGATTTCGTTCAAGACCGGCGGCTACATTACCGGAGTGCTAGGCCTGCTGATTTTCCCCTGGAAGCTCATTGCCGACCCCTCGGGCTATATTTTCACCTGGCTCGTGGGCTACTCCGGCCTGCTCGGGCCCATCGGCGGCATCATGCTGGCCGACTACTACCTGCTGCGCAAAGAGCACCTCGACGTGCCCGAGCTCTACCAGTACCGGGGGCAGTACGCCTACCGCAACGGCTATAACCTGCGGGCGGTGGCCGCCCTCATCATCGGTATCCTGCCCAACATTCCCGGCTTTCTGGCCGCCATCGGCGTGCTCGACAAGCGGGCCGTCTGGTCGGGCCTTATTGCACTCTACGACTACGCCTGGTTTGTCGGCTTCTTCGTTTCGGGCGCGGTCTACCTGCTGCTTATGGCCCAGGAGCAGCGCGCCCCGGTCTGGAAAGGCGAAATGGTGAAATTGTGAACTGGTGAGTTGATGTTCGGCTGACGTCAGAAGTGTTTAAAGCTCCATCGTGGCAAGGCAAAATGATGCAGCGCAGTCACCCTTCTGCTGAAATGAGCTCAGTCCCCTAAACTGAAAAGCCCTCAATCGGTGGTACGGTTGAGGGCTTGCTGGTAATAGGGCATTGGCCACTGGCAGAGGCCGGATTACTTCGCCTTGCTCGCCTTAACAGGACTTCACAATTCACTATCTACTGCCCTACTGCGTGCGTTTCAGGCTGGCGGTAGCGTCGTTGCGGGCCGATGACTTGAGAATGGTCTGGTAGGGATGCTAAATCTAGGTTACCCGTTTTGCCCTCGGTTACCAGCTCAAGTTCTTAAACTACGAGGCGTTTCTTTAGGCTGTAACTTGAAAATTGAGCCTTCGTGGCGCTCTGCTCCCAAGGCTTTCTGCCCGCTTGGCCTTTCCCAAAGCCAAGCTGCTTTCTTTAGTTATTTTTAGAGACAACAGTAAAATATTGTAAATCAAGGCGGTACTTAAAAGGTGAGTAAGCACTTACTAAAAATTTTAAGCGCGATAGTGCAACTATAAAACCTCTTGCTTAATATTGTCCCAGTTATCAGCCGGCTAATCCCCCCGGCCAGCTGATAATTAAAATTCCCACACTCTGTTTACCAGGTGAACCCCACCCCATCTGGCGAGTACTACTGAGAAATCAACCGGCTCTCCCACTCAGCAAGTTGACTTATCGGTATCCCAAAATTTGTAGTCGGCCGAACCGGTGTTCCACTGGTTCGGCCGGTTTTTTTATCCAGCTCGTAGGTAGCTGAGTGACTATTGCGCATCAGGTAGGCCAAAGCTGCAAGAGGCCGGAAAACCAGCGGCCCACTAAGCTGATGCTTGTCAGCGCATAGGGCATAGTTGGTGGGTAAGGACTGCTAGAATAAAGGCTACTAGGTCATTCAGAGCTGAGAACTACAGGAAGCCGCCAAAAAAGTAAGGGCACAAAAAAAGGCGCCCCACCCGGAACGCCCTTTCAATGAATCGTGACCGGCGAAAATTCCCACCCAACGCCAGTCCGATCCTTTATCAATGTACCGTGAGCAGCTTCCGGAAACCGGTTGTGCCACGGGTTACTTCTGTATTGTATGTAGTCCGAATCCCAAAGCTCCATTTGAGCTGAGCGGTTATCAAACTAGAGAACCCAGCAGCAGTGTTTTTGTGCGTTGTTCTATAATACTAAGGTAGGGGGCTGGCGCAGAGATTTCCACTACTATCTTTGCCACTTATGATACTGTATTGACCAATTTGAGGGGCCAGACGGAGTATTTCCTGGTATTATGGCACTAGCGACTAGTAAAACTGCAATTCAGTTGTCTAACCAGTGTGGGAAATCAGCGGTTCTGCCAGGACAGTTTAGGCCCTGTGACGCTCATAAGCCAGGATTTCTGCCTTGTGATGGTGGCCTCCCGTCCGGTCAATAGAGTACCGGCAGGAAGCGGGCCCTATATACGCCGCTACGGCTGTTAGGTTGCCTTAGGTCGCTAGTGGAGGGGCGGGCAGGGGCATCCAGTGCGTGACGCCCTTCACGTACCGGTCGACGCCGTGCGGATCCGGCGTGACAAACATATGCGCGGATTTGGAGGCGTTGCTGGGCTTATAGACGGCCACAGTTATTTCTAGCCAAGCCGTAGGCACGTAAACGAGCACCCGCTGATTAGGCTGGGGTAGTTGCTGGGCACGGGCAATCCAGGGAGCAATAGTAGCAGCCGACATACGCTTCCGTAGCTAGTGAGCCGCAAAACTACGCAAGTTGCAAGTGAGAACGGAAGGCCCCGCAGGATTCCCCCGGTGTGATATTAGCGGCGGCGCGATAAGCTTTAGTTAACAATTGGGGCAGTCAGCCACTGCCCGTTGACTGGGGAAGGCAGCAATAGGTAGTTTTACGCTGGTAATAATTTCGAATAATACTGCCAGTAGTATCAAAAAACAGCCCCGACTTTTGGCCGGGGCTGTTTTGGTAAAGGTTAGGGTGAACTAGCCTTTGGCCTTGAGCTTAGCTTTGCCTTTGTCGTGCTTCTGCATTTTTTCCTCGCGCAGTTGGGCATACTTGGCGGCTTGGTCGGCGCTGAGCACCTGCTTAAGCTGGGTTTCGAACCGGGCCCGGGCGGCTTTCACTTCCTGGTGCTTGGCCGGGCTTTTTGGGGTGGTGCCGTACTTGGCTTTCAGCGCCTGCTCTTCCTAATGGTAAGCCAGGCTAAGCTGCCGCACCTGCTGGGTCTGGTCGGCGGATAGGGCTAGCTTCTGGGTCAGGTGCTGGGCGAAGTGGTCGGCCTGCTGCTCGGGCGTTTTGGGCGCGTGCTTGGGCTTGGCGGCTTCGGTTTTTACTTTGGCTTTTTTCACCGTGGATTGGGCCGTGGCAGCGCCTATCGTCAGGGAAAACGCGGCCAGCAGCATGAGGGTCTTATGCATGTCAGTAAAGTTGAAGTTGCGGAAAGAAAGAGGAGTAGCCCGCCCCCGGGGGCGGGTGGGTAGCACTTTTACAACTTGGATGCCAAAAACCGGGAAGCCCGTGAATAAGGGGCCGCGGGGCGCTTTGGTGGGGGCGCAGGGGCTGGGCTCTCTATTATTAAAGTGGTATTAAAAAAATGCTAGGTCGGGTGAGGGCTTTTGCGGTATTTTTGTTTTTACAACCGGCCCCATTTGCTCCTTGAAGCAGCTTACTTCCCTTGTGCTCCTGTGCTTGTTTGCGTATAACCTGGTAGGATTCTATCCGGCGTATACCTGGCGGCAGCACCAGTTTCGGAAGCAGGCCGAACACCAGCGCCGGGCCCAGCTGCCCGACCACGCTCTGGTGCAGGTGCGGGTGGCTCGGCACAGCGCCACTACCCCGGCGCTACAGTGGCAGGACGAGCACGAATTCCGCTGGCGCGGGCAGCTCTACGACGTGGTGCGCCAGCACGCGGCCCCCGACAGCATTACCTATCTGTGCTGGCACGACCAGGGCGAGGAAAAGCTGCTGGCGGGCTTGCAGGAGCACGTAGAGCAGCTGACTCATCCGGATGCCTCGGCCGGAAAAACGGCTAAAAAACTCTTCGACCACCTTTTTAAGCTGGCCTTGCTTAGCTCGGACTCTTACCCGACGCTCGTAGCCACGCTGCTCCCGATGCAACGGCGCTATCAGCCGCTGCGGGCCCCGCTGCCCGTCTTGCCCGCCGCCGTAGTGCAGCCCCCGCCGGAGCGGGCCGGAGGCGCTCCGGCGCTGGGGCGGGTGTTTTTGCCGGTTTAGCTACCGCAACAAACCCGAGCTGCAGTGCTGGAGCACTCATTATAGTATAGTAGGTAGACGACCCGAATCCGGCGGCTGAAGAATGGCGCGTCAGGTTTGTTACTGCCTACTCGGCGGGCTGCGGCAGTCAGCCCCTCGCTCCGCCACTGGCCGACTATGCAGTCGGGCTAGTAGCCGCGGCATTTTTTCCATCATGACACCTGCCCCGCCGGCCTTAGCCTGGAGGGAGCTAACCCATGGCCCCACTCAACGCAGGGCCACAACCTATTCGCATTTCATGAAACCACTTTTATTCCGGGTACTCCTGTTCTGGGGCGCCCTCTTTCTGAGCACCAGCGCGTTTGCGCAATTCACTACGTCGGGCACCGTCGTTGACCAGCAGACCCGCCAGCCCCTGGTGGGCGCCGTGGTAGCGGCCAGCACCGCTACGGCCGCCACCACTGATAAGGACGGTCGGTTTCAGCTGACTTCCACCGAAGAGCTGCGCACCGTGAAGGTGCAGTACCTGGGCTACCTGGCCCAGGACGTGACCATTAAAGCCGGTACTACCAACGCCCTGACCATTGCTTTGGAACCCTCGAATACGGGCCTGAGCGAAGTGCAGGTGGTGGGCTACGCTACCGAGAAAAAGCTCCTCGAAACGCCCGTGGCTTTGAGCGTGGTAACCGAAAAGGACATTCAGCGCAACAACTCCATCTTCCTGCAGAACACCCTGAACCAGGTGCCCGGCGTGCGGATGAACGTGCGCAGCGCCGCCTCCCAGTCCAACCTGGTGATTCGCGGTATCGGCAGCACCTACGGGCGCTTCAGTATCCGCGGCATCAAGCTGTATCAGAACGGTATTCCGCTGTCGGAAGCCGATGGAACGACTTCGCTCGACGACCTGGATTTCACCACGATTGGCCGGATGGACGTTATTAAAGGCCCGGCTTCGAGCATCTACGGGGCTACCCTGGGCGGCGTCGTGTCATTCCAGACCCGCAAGGCCGCGCCCGGCACCAGCATCAACCTGGGCACCGTGGTGGGCAAATACGGCCTGTTCCGGACCAATACCGGCATCGGCATCGGGACCGATAAGGTGAACCTGCTGGTGAACTACGGCCACCAGGAAACCCGCGGCTTCCGGGAAGACCACTCCAACAGCCGCAAGGATTTCGTGACCGTAGCCGGCGACTTTTACGTGAGTGATAAGCAGACGGTGAGCGTGCTGGGCACCTACACCAACCAGCACGACAATTACGCCGGGGAGCTGGACAGCACTGACTTTTTCACCAACTACACCAAGCTGGCCCCGGCCTACAAGCTGAAGGACGTGGGCGTGGATGCTGAAATTACCCGCCTGGGCCTGACGCATACCTACCGCTTCACTGGTAACTTCGTGAACACCACGACCTTGTTTATGAGCACCTCGTACTCGCTGAGCCCGGTGGAGCCTAACTTTGCCCACACCCAGCGCGGCAAGCGTGGCGTGCGCAGCGTGTTTACCTACTCGCCCGAGCTGGGCGGTTTGCAGACGCGCTTTGCCGTGGGCACCGAGTACATTTCCAACCAGGACAACAACAAGCGCTACGGCATTACGGCCCTGGGCGCCTCGACGGCCATTACTTCCGACCAGGAAATCCGCGCGACCCAGCTCAACACCTTCGCCCAGGCCGAGGTGTCGATTACGGAGCACACGACCCTGACCGTGGGCGACAGCTACAACGTGGTGACCTACGACATTCAGGACCTGATTCCCAAGACGGCCCCGGCCCTGAGCCTGACCGGCTACAAGCAGTTCAAGCCCGTGCACACGCCCCGGGTGGCCTTGATTCACACCTTTAACGACCAGTTCTCGGTGTTTGCCCAGTACAGCACCGGCTTCTCGCCGCCCATCAGCAGCCAGATTTCGTTGTCGACCGGCCCGATTAACCCTGACCTGAAGCCCGAGCGCAACAACAACCTCGAGCTGGGCTCCCGCGGCAGCATCCTGGGCAACAAGCTCAACTACGACGTGACGGCCTTCCGCATGCAGGTCAAAAACGGCCTGGTGTCGCAGACCAACGCCGATAAAGTGACCTACTTCGTCAACTCGGGCGAATCGGAGTACAAGGGCGTGGAAGTGGCCTTGTCGGGCAACCTGGTGGATGCCGACAAAGCCGGCGTGCTAACTCAGGTGCGGCCCTTCGTGAGCTACACCTACACCGATGCCGAGTTCAAATCCTACCAGCTGGCCGCCAACGACTTCAGCGGCAAGCAGGTGCCCGGCACGTTCAAGAACCTCTTTACCGGCGGCCTCGACCTCGAAACCAAGGTGGGCGTGTACCTGAACCTGACCTCGCAGTACACCGACAAAACGCCAATGGCCGACAGCAACAACCGCTTCGCCGGTTCTTACTGGCTGTTCAACAGCAAAGTAGGGGCCCGCGGTAAGGTTGCCGGCCACCTGAGCTACGACGTCTTTGCCGGCCTCGACAACATCACCGACGAGCACTACGCCGTGTCTATTGCCCTCAACCAGGCCACGCCCGTGAAGGCCCCGACCTTCTACAACCCCGGCATGCCCCGCAACTGGTACAGCGGCGCTAACCTGAGCTACACTTTCTAGAAGTTCAAAATGTAGCATGTAGGCAGAACGTCATTTCGCGCCCCGCGCGGAATGACGTTCTGTTTTCCTTTGACGTTTTCTAAGACTTCCAAGCAATGAAAAAAGTCCTGTACGCAACCCTGTTGTTGGCTTCGGTGGCCTGCAACCGGTTCCGCAACGAAGATAAAACTGCCGCCGACGCCCCGGGCAAGGAGCGGATTGTGTCGGTGTCGAAGCAGCTCACGGAAATGATTTTTGCCCTCGGCGCCGGCGACAAGCTCGTGGGCGTGGATTTGAGCAGCACGTTCCCGGCCGAGGCCAAAAAGCTGCCCACCGTGGGCTACCACCGGTTGCTCAACTCCGAAGGCATTGTGTCCTTGAAGCCCACCGTGGTGTATTCCGACGGCAACGTGGCCCCGGCGGCCGTCATGACCCAGCTTCAAAAAGTGGGAATTCCCATCAAGGAGTTCAAGCAAACCAAGACCATCGAGGAGGCCTGCCAACTGCTCCAGCAGCTCGGCGACGGGTTCGGCCGGCGCAAAGCCGCCGACAGCCTGGCCCAGCAGCTGACGGCCGACATGGCCACGGCCGCCGAGAAGCGCAAGCAGTTTGGCGACCAGCCCGTGAAGGTGGTTATCATTCACTACGGCCTGCAGAAAAACATTTACCTGGCCATGGGCCAGAAAAGCACGGGCACCCAGATGCTGGAGTGGGCCGGGGGCGTCAATTCCATCGACGCTACCGAAGGCATGAAGCCCATCAGCCCCGAGCTGATTGCTGCCGCCCAGCCCGACGTAATCCTGGCCACTGACTTCGGCTACGACCGGATGGGCGGTTTGGAGAAGTTCAAGACCCTGCCCGGCGTGGCCCTGACGCCGGCGGCCAAGAACAACCGTATCTACCGCGTCGAGGAGCACGATATGGTGTACCTCGGGCCGCGCACGGGCAAGAACGTGCTGCACCTCATGGAGCTGATTCACCAGCCCGCACCCCAGCTGTGAGGCTGAGCGCGGGCCGGGTCCGGGCGTACTTTGGGCTGCTGCTGGCCCTGCTGGTAGTCTGCATCATCGTGTCGGCTCGGCTGGGCGCGGTGGTGCTGACTTTCGGCGAAATCGGGGGCTACCTGGCCCAGAGCGTGGGCCTAAGCGCCGCCAGCACCGACCCCACGGCGGCCCTGCACGAGGGCGTGTTCTTCCAGATTCGCCTGCCGCGGGTGCTGCTCTGCGCCGTGGTGGGCGCGGCGTTGTCGGTATCCGGCACCCTGATGCAGGCCTTGTTCCGCAACCCCATCGTGGAGCCGGGGCTGATTGGCACTTCCGCCGGGGCGGCGCTGGGCGCGGCCGTTATTTTCGTGCTCGGCGCTTCGATGAGCTGGGTGAATTCGACCTTCCTGGGCAATTTCGTGCTGCCGGCGGCCGCCTTTGTGGGCGCTTTGGCCGCTACCGGCCTCGTCTACCGCCTCTCGCGGGTGCAGGGCCGGGTTACGGTGGCCTCGATGCTGCTGGCTGGTATTGCCGTCAATGCCCTGGCGGCCGGCGGCACGGGCTTTCTGGCCTACATTGCCCGCGACCCGCAGGCCCGCTCCATCACCTTCTGGAACCTGGGCAGCTTCAGCAGCGCCGACTGGCCCTCGTTTTATATGGTCCTTACCGTGACGGTAGTAGGAGTGGGGCTGGCCCTGCGCTTCGCCAAGGCGCTGAATGCCCTGCAGCTCGGCGAAAACGAAGCCCAATACCTGGGCGTGAACACCCGGCAGCTCCAAACCCGGATTCTGCTGCTCAACACCTTGCTGGTGGCCGTGGCTACGTCTACCGTCGGCGTCATCGGGTTTGTGGGCCTGGTGGTGCCCCACCTGCTGCGGCTGGTGCGCTTTGCCGACAACCGCCTGCTGATTCTGGGCTCCAGCCTGCTGGGCGCCATTCTGATGATAATTTCCGACACCGTGGCCCGCACCATTATTGCCCCGGCCGAGCTGCCCATTGGCGTGCTGACGGCCTTTATCGGGGCGCCAGTCTTTCTGTGGATGCTTTCCCACTACCAGCAACTCAACCAGCGGGGCGGATTTTATGCTTAAAGCCGATAACGTCAGCTTCCGGGTACAGGATAAGGTGCTGCTGAGCGAAGCTTCGGTGGAATGCCGCCCGGGCGAGTTTACGGTGCTCATGGGGCCCAACGGGGCGGGCAAAACGACTTTGCTGCGCCTGCTAGCCGGGTTGTACCAACCCTCGGCGGGCCGGGTCCTCTACCACGACAAGCCGCTGAGCACGTTTTCGGCGGCCGAGCTGGCCAAGTCCCGGGCGGTGCTGTCCCAGGAAATCCAGCTGGCCTTCCCGCTCAGCGTGGCCGACGTGGTGCTGATGGGCCGCTACCCGCACTTTCAGCGCAGCCCCTCGGCCCAGGACCAGGATATTGCCCGCCTCACCCTGGCCCAGCTGGGCATGAGCGACTTCGCCGACCGGGACTATTCCACGTTGTCGGGCGGCGAGGCGCAGAAGGTGCAGATGGCCCGGGTGCTGGCCCAGATCTGGGAAGCCCCCGCGCACGGCACCCGGGTGCTACTGCTCGATGAGCCCGTCTCCAGCCTCGACTTGCGCTACCAGCACCAGCTGCTGCAGATTGCCCGCGACTTTTCCCGGCAGCAGACCATTGTGGTGGCCGTGCTCCACGATATCAACCTGGCCCTGGCCTACGCCGACAAGCTCGTGTTCATTCGCCAGGGCCGGGTGCACCGCACCTTGCCTCACCCCGGTGAGCTGGACGAGCAGACGCTGGAGGAAGTATTTGGCCTCTCGATGCGCATCATTATCAATCCGTTTACTCATAAGCCGCTGGTGGTGTACGCCGATTCTTCGGAGCTGCCGCCGGGCGTTTAAATACCCAGTAAGGCCTGATAAAGGGGCGTAGCGAGCAGCTGCGCCCCTTTTTGCTTTATTCAGGCTAGCTGGACAGCAGGGAGTTGCCGCCGGCCAAAGTGAGCAAGCCGCTAGGGCTTTTACTGCGGAGTTCGTAACCTGAGCCGTACCCTGGCGTAAGCTACCGGTTGGAGTAGGGCAGGCCGCAGCGCCGAAACGAAGGCGGCTGCAAACCTGCCGTGCAGTTGGTGGTTAGCGTAACGAAGTACTGCTGATTCGGAGCCTTGTATGAGGCGTTTCTTGTCGTGCCGAGCCTTGGTGGTGGTGCGCCTGCTACCGTGTATATGTATCCCGTTGGTCATTCGAATGTAGGTTTGTTATGAGTCAAGATCTTACGGCTGATTCAGCCGCTACCCCGGAAGACGGCACCCGCCGCTCCTTTATCAAGCAGGCCGGCGGCATTCTGGGGTTAGCCCTGGCCCCGCCGCTGCTCAGCCAGGCTGAGCGGCTCACGAAGTTTTCCAAAACGGTGGAAGGCGTGACCAGCATGAGCCTGAAAGTGAACGGCACGGTCCGCACCCTGCAAGCTGAGCCCCGGGTGAGCCTGCTTGACGCCCTGCGCGAAAATCTGGACCTGACCGGCACCAAGAAAGGCTGTGACCATGGGCAGTGCGGGGCCTGCACGGTGCTCGTGGACGGCCGCCGCGTCAACTCCTGCCTGACCCTGGCCATCATGAACCAGGGTAAGGAAATAACCACCATCGAAGGCCTGGCGAAAGGCGAGGAGCTGCACCCGATGCAGGCCGCCTTCATCAAGCACGACGGATTTCAGTGCGGCTACTGCACCCCCGGCCAGATTATGTCGGGCGTGGCCTGCGTGCGGGAAGGCCACGCCACCACCGACGACCAGACCCGGGAATGGATGAGCGGCAACCTCTGCCGCTGCGGCGCCTACCCCAACATCGTAGCCGCCGTGCGCGAGGTAGCAGGCAAGAGTTAGAGCTCAGAACCAAGAGCTTAGAACTGAGAAGTTCTGCTCTTCTTATTTGCTTCTAAGTTCTGAGTTCTCTCTTCTAAGCTCTCAACCAAATGAATAACTTTAGCTATACTC
Proteins encoded in this region:
- a CDS encoding LacI family DNA-binding transcriptional regulator; its protein translation is MAPRKKQAPAQIPTTPVSMADLARELGVSMTTISRALSDHHSIGPAMKQKVLKLAKKYNYQPNRLASALRKGKSQLIGIIVPYIEGRFFPSVVHGIETAASKAGYNVIICQSNEDVAQERRNLEILLSAQVAGILVSLSRTTLDVRHFEKVRSRGLPLVFFDRIVEGDNVNAVVLNDQEGGYVSTRHLLSQGCRRIAHLAGPQHLNIYKNRRQGYLDALREAGIAEDESLIYYADMSQEQGSAAMRQLLALPEPPDAVFAAGDYGALGAMQEARRQGLRVPQDVAIAGFSNETFTLITEPAMTTIDQRCEEMGQAAVRLLLEVIAADGALFTPRQVALRPELLVRNSSVRQPEPALVAKSFTSSFVP
- a CDS encoding NCS1 family nucleobase:cation symporter-1, whose translation is MTSPLPSAAPGLSSEDLAPIAPAERRWGTGNYAALWISMSLCIPTYMLASSLIEGGMNWWQALLTIFLGNTIVLVPMLLNGRAGAKYGIPFPVLARASFGVRGANIPALLRALIACGWFGIQTWIGGYALYQMGILWLPGLATLPAVFPASWGLATGPAITFVLFWLLNMYVVHLGVESIRKLLVFKAFFLPVAALALLWWAISAGHGLGPILAQPSKFTSSAAFWAFFFPSLTGMVGFWATLSLNIPDFTRYAVSQRAQLLGQALGLPSSMTVFSFVGVVVTSATFVIYGKTIWDPVVLAGKFDSKLLVSVAMLAVALSTLATNIAANIVSPANDFANVSPERISFKTGGYITGVLGLLIFPWKLIADPSGYIFTWLVGYSGLLGPIGGIMLADYYLLRKEHLDVPELYQYRGQYAYRNGYNLRAVAALIIGILPNIPGFLAAIGVLDKRAVWSGLIALYDYAWFVGFFVSGAVYLLLMAQEQRAPVWKGEMVKL
- a CDS encoding DUF551 domain-containing protein; this translates as MSAATIAPWIARAQQLPQPNQRVLVYVPTAWLEITVAVYKPSNASKSAHMFVTPDPHGVDRYVKGVTHWMPLPAPPLAT
- a CDS encoding TonB-dependent receptor, translating into MKPLLFRVLLFWGALFLSTSAFAQFTTSGTVVDQQTRQPLVGAVVAASTATAATTDKDGRFQLTSTEELRTVKVQYLGYLAQDVTIKAGTTNALTIALEPSNTGLSEVQVVGYATEKKLLETPVALSVVTEKDIQRNNSIFLQNTLNQVPGVRMNVRSAASQSNLVIRGIGSTYGRFSIRGIKLYQNGIPLSEADGTTSLDDLDFTTIGRMDVIKGPASSIYGATLGGVVSFQTRKAAPGTSINLGTVVGKYGLFRTNTGIGIGTDKVNLLVNYGHQETRGFREDHSNSRKDFVTVAGDFYVSDKQTVSVLGTYTNQHDNYAGELDSTDFFTNYTKLAPAYKLKDVGVDAEITRLGLTHTYRFTGNFVNTTTLFMSTSYSLSPVEPNFAHTQRGKRGVRSVFTYSPELGGLQTRFAVGTEYISNQDNNKRYGITALGASTAITSDQEIRATQLNTFAQAEVSITEHTTLTVGDSYNVVTYDIQDLIPKTAPALSLTGYKQFKPVHTPRVALIHTFNDQFSVFAQYSTGFSPPISSQISLSTGPINPDLKPERNNNLELGSRGSILGNKLNYDVTAFRMQVKNGLVSQTNADKVTYFVNSGESEYKGVEVALSGNLVDADKAGVLTQVRPFVSYTYTDAEFKSYQLAANDFSGKQVPGTFKNLFTGGLDLETKVGVYLNLTSQYTDKTPMADSNNRFAGSYWLFNSKVGARGKVAGHLSYDVFAGLDNITDEHYAVSIALNQATPVKAPTFYNPGMPRNWYSGANLSYTF
- a CDS encoding heme/hemin ABC transporter substrate-binding protein yields the protein MKKVLYATLLLASVACNRFRNEDKTAADAPGKERIVSVSKQLTEMIFALGAGDKLVGVDLSSTFPAEAKKLPTVGYHRLLNSEGIVSLKPTVVYSDGNVAPAAVMTQLQKVGIPIKEFKQTKTIEEACQLLQQLGDGFGRRKAADSLAQQLTADMATAAEKRKQFGDQPVKVVIIHYGLQKNIYLAMGQKSTGTQMLEWAGGVNSIDATEGMKPISPELIAAAQPDVILATDFGYDRMGGLEKFKTLPGVALTPAAKNNRIYRVEEHDMVYLGPRTGKNVLHLMELIHQPAPQL
- a CDS encoding FecCD family ABC transporter permease — protein: MRLSAGRVRAYFGLLLALLVVCIIVSARLGAVVLTFGEIGGYLAQSVGLSAASTDPTAALHEGVFFQIRLPRVLLCAVVGAALSVSGTLMQALFRNPIVEPGLIGTSAGAALGAAVIFVLGASMSWVNSTFLGNFVLPAAAFVGALAATGLVYRLSRVQGRVTVASMLLAGIAVNALAAGGTGFLAYIARDPQARSITFWNLGSFSSADWPSFYMVLTVTVVGVGLALRFAKALNALQLGENEAQYLGVNTRQLQTRILLLNTLLVAVATSTVGVIGFVGLVVPHLLRLVRFADNRLLILGSSLLGAILMIISDTVARTIIAPAELPIGVLTAFIGAPVFLWMLSHYQQLNQRGGFYA